The nucleotide window ttcgccgccattCTTGCGCTCTccatcggcgccgacttTTCCCTTGCCTAGGACGATCCCTCCCAGGTCCTTGAAGCCCAACTTGCTGTACAGCCGCCTGTTCCTCTCTGTGGTGGCTTCGAGCCAGACCGGTAGTCTTTCCTTGGCGGCGAGTTTCTTCGCCTCCTCAATCAGCCTGCTGGCCAAGCCACGGCCTCTGCCTTCTACCGCCGtgccgatgaagaagatgtaGTAATACTTCTCCTTGCCCAGCTCCCGCTTCTTGGCGTTGCCAGTAAGGTTGGTGAACTCCCAAATCATCTTCTTACATCCTCCAAAGCCTATTCTTCTGAGCATGTCGACCAGACCCGCCGGGATCAACGTCCAGGGGTTGCCTACATCCTCCCCGGGAGGCATGACCACCGAGGTGCATTGCCACGATGCTGCCTCGTAAAACACGGCGCGATTcagcgcggcggctgtgAGGAGCGCGGTGAAGTATGCTGGGAGGTATGCGATGCGCTCTTGGCGAGGGAGTGAATTGAGCACATAGGTGATTGCCGGGTCGTCCTCGAAAACAGGAGCCAGCACCGCAGCTGCGGGTGCCACGAGGGCTATGGAATCGGGAATGCACAAACATGTCAGCTGTGGGCAGTATCGCAGCCATCTCGCGCATGGCGCCACGCACCTTTTCCCGCGCCGGAGCTTGTTTCAACGTCGGCCATGTTGATTTGCTTTGCAGTACGTAGTATGATATGGATAAGTATTCACATGAGCGAGATTGAAGCAAAGAAGGGGTTGACGCGTCAAAATTAAGCCTACGCCACCGACACCCATCAAGCCACCGTACAAACACCCATGCAAAGAAAGGGCAATCTATCTTTTGCCAAGTTTTAGTTCGCTCCGACGCCTCCGACGGCACGGCGTGTCTGATGCCCCGACCGACTGATGGGTTTCCCTCTCGACCATTGTAGTCCTAGTAGGATCATTTAATGCGGAGTACACGATTTGTTCAGTAGCAGAAGGATTCGTCTGCAGCGCCCTGTCGTCGCCAACTAGATTAGATGGCACGGTCGCGAGGCCGTTTTGAGTTGACGGCAAAGCTCCGTTCAGGTAAGGAATTTGGTCGGTCGTCCAGAACTTGCCGCCAAGATGCCCTTCCTTCCATCATTGTAACCTCTTACTCACAAGCATTCCACCCCAATGGAGGCACACTGCGCTTCAGGGCGCCTTTTCCGTTCGTAATTCGACTTCATTACTGCGATCGCCGAGAGCCTCGTTCGTGCAACCGCATTGAAATCTTCTCTGGCTGCTTTGCTGCTGTGGCAGCTGGTCAATACTCGCAGCATGGGTCGAAATCCGTCCCTGAAACGCATTGCTTAATCCACTTTCGTCGCTGTCCTACCAGTTCGAAGAATGCGCTCTCTTGTGTACCATCCTAGTAACAAGGCACTTCCAGGCCCGCAAATTGCGGTCGACACAACGGCAACAGTCCCAATCCGTGCCCATGATAGGCGCGTCCGGCCGGCGGCTTTCAAGTCCTGGTATTGGTACCCAAGCCAACAATACACTGCGCCGAAGGAGCAGACGTAGTCGTATTGCACGATCGTACGAAGGGCTACCATTCCGTCCTGGGGATTCCGAAGGAGGTATTTGGGTACGAGCGCTTCCAAGAGGGGAGCATCAGCGTTGAGGGCCGCGTACCAGTGTGTTAGTGTACCGACTGCTGCGAATGTTCCCACGGAGATGCGTAGGTAGTCGGTAGACCGGGTCGACGGCAGTAGAAAGCCCGCGAGGCCCGATCTagcaagcagcaggagcagcaacGAGCCCCAAACACCATAGAGTTGCCATATCCAATTCCACCAGTGTCTGTCTTCCAGAGATGTAGACCAATATGATCCAAAATGGGGCAGGTAGTAGGCGAGGAAAACCGTGGGGAGGACGGCAGCAACGACGGCAGGGTCGAGGCGCCCGATATCGGGTGAGTCAAGAAGTTGGTTCAGCGGTGCCAACACAGACAGCGCGAAGTAGTATATGGGTCCCAGTAGGCCGACGGGGATAATCTGTGCGAAGAATGTTAGGAGTATGGGGCTTAAAGCCGGCAACAAACGTTAGCAAACGACTGGATCGCGTAGTAGTATTCGAGACCACATTATCCGGGAACACGTACTAGCGGAAGACGGTCGCGCGGTACATGCCGCGAGACGATTCAAGCAGTAAGATGGCGTATATCCCAGCAAAGTCCGTGAGGAAAACCAGGGACTGCCAGTAGGCGCTCGAATCAACTCCAAATTGGAGAAGAGCAAAGGCCGCCGTGATGGGACTAAACAACTCGTCGATGAGTGTCACGCCATAGAACCGCCTCGTCAAGGCAGCGCTGGCGTCCCTAAACTCGAATCGCGAGCGCTCATGCATGCGCTCAATGAGGGGCCCGGACGTTTCGGCCATCAACACTGCTCTAGCCATGAGCAGCGCCAACGCCACGATGGGCAACGCGCGAATTGCTCTGTTGGTCCTCGACGGAGCCTTTGCCCCTGAGCGGCGAGTAATGATGACCGTAGCAGGCATGATTGACGGCTGTAGTTTGAGACagcgctcgacgacgtgggcaTGGACTTCGTGAGCCTTTCGACGCCTTCAAAGAATGAAGCCCAGTTCGAGACTCGCTCGTGAGCGTGTCGCAACGCGCGGCGAGTTTTGCGAGCGGGGACACAAAGTCCGGGGTCCGTCTGACATGCCTCCACTCTGGTCCATGCCACCGTGAAAGAGTGGCGAGACCATGACAGCTTGGCAACCTCTAACGCCCATTCCCCCCCCCAAGTGGTGGATATCAGGTATGCATGAACTTGTCTTTATGTGTTTAGCTGACGCGGAGAGTAATTGTCTCTCCGCCTCAGAGCGGGCAAAAGAGTCGAAGCTTGGCGAAGAAAGAAAGCACGCAGTGACAACCCACTGGGCGAACAATCGACACACACTGCAGCTTGCAGCCAATGGCGGGGAAGAACCCTGCCGTGCCGCGCGCCATGCCGGCTGTTCATTGCTTCATTCCGACAGGACGCGACCCGGCGGGTGCTGGGCTCCGTCCAgagggtgggtggtggccccttgccttgccggccCCGTGGGGCGCAACAACCAAAGCCACTCGGCACGCGACTACCTTTCCGTGTGGCTGGTCCTATTACCGTACTTCAACACGACGAGGATAGCTTCATGTTATAAAGTGCCAAGTTTATGCCAACATCTCTTGACATGCTCACTCACATCAAATGGCAACCCGCAAGTGAGACAGCCGCGAGGGCGATACGCGTTCGAGGTGGTAATGGTAGCTTAAGCTTGTTCTTGGTAAATGCGACGTGTGGTTGCAGCGGCAATGTCTTACATTTAGGCTCTTGCACGGCCTAGCCGTCCGCCCTTGTTTACACAGTTACCCGCTCCAGTCCTCTTAACGTCACGATGCCAACCCCTACCATCCGTGCGCATCTTCTCCTCAACGGGCAAGTCAACCCTCTTTGAGCCTCAGTCCACGGGAGCCAACGCAGTCTTGGCAAGATGACCGGCTGCCTTGGACCCCGGAGGCAAGAGCAAGTCTCGTGGGTGCTCTCAGCATGAATGACCTGATCATATGGGCGCCAAATCCAGCGTCTCCACGCAGCGTGACGATCGATTAAGCACCAAGAGCAACCCCACCCCGCCCACGCGACTTTAGCTTTGCATGCTAGATCTTGACGGAGTAGGGTTGCGGCCGATGGGGATAGCGTCGCGCGCTCGGCCGGCCTTCTCCCTTGTCATAATACCGGGGGGACGTACTGCAGTAGTATAACAGTCGCATGAATCACACTACCCCAAGACAATTCTAGCCTCATGCACCCCTGGAGCCTTGTGCAGGCACCAAAGGGGCAACGGCATATGCGGTCCAATCGGCGTTGCTTGCCCGCACAGTTTTGTCATCCGCGATGCCTGCAAAGGATGTCATGGCAAGAGTTGTTCCTTGGACGCGTGACGTTGGACAATGGGCCTTGCAGGCATAGTCCAGGACACGACCGCCGACATGACACCGGCATGCTAGGCGTGGTGTCTCACTGATCGACAATGTTTGATGACACTGTCTTCAGACTACGCCGAACCAGATCGTAAGGAACCCCTTGTCGCCAAGGAAGAGGGGCTCGGTCATGCGAGGGAGAAACACGACAAACGCGTACGTATTTAAGACAGAGCCGTGGCTCGTAGTTGTTGTTGAGTGTTTGCAGATCTCAGGCGATAGAGCTCCATCATCCAGCGTCGGGGTGTCAAAGTCGCGCGCGCACGAATTGAACGAAGAAGGTGATTTGCTTCTTTGCGTCTTTGCACTTTGTTGTTTCCATTGAAGCCCTTCACGATGCGTCTCACTTCTGCGCCTGCCTGGGTGGCTGCGGTGTTGCTCAGTTCTTTGGCAACAGCATCCACGGCCTCCAACGTCAAGCGCGCCCCGGTGCCTTACAAGGTTCAGACGCCGCCTCTGGACACGGATTGGACCTATGAGGTCGGCACCGATCCCTGGCCCGAGCATCCTCGCCCGCAATTGCGGCGCGATAACTGGCAAAGCTTGAACGGCATTTGGACTTTCCGAAACGccggtggcgacgatgccagCGACCCTCCGAGCGGACCTCTGGACCGCGAGACCATGATTCCCTCATGCATTGAGAGTGGTCTTTCTGGACTCCAGGAGCTCAACGTCACAAATATGTGGTTCGCGAGAGACTTCAAGGTCCCCCGCTCCTGGGGCGGAAAGTCGATCGTTCTCAActtcgaggccgtcgatTACCAGGCGACCGTGTTCGTCAATGGCGTCAAAGTCGGCACCAACACCGGCGGATATTTCCGCTTCAGCATCGATGTGACTGAAAATGTCAAGGTCGGCCAGAGCAATAAGCTGTATGTCCTGATCTCTTGAACTTCAAGAAGGGTCCGCATAGTAACCGACTGACGCATTCGCAGTGTCGTCTATGTCTTTGATCCTACCGACGCGGACATCATCCCGGTAGGCAAGCAGACCAAGAACCCCAGCCACATCTGGTACCGGCCGTGCTCGGGCATCTGGCAGACCGTGTGGATGGAGGGCGTCGCCTCAAACCATGTGACCCAGCTGGACGTTGCTGCCGATATGCATGGTCAAGGTAGGATGGGCTCTGGCTCTCGACGAATGAAGGAAGATGCAATCGCTAATGCCGCGCTTCAGTCACTGCTTGTGCTCACACTTCCCAGAAGGGGAATGCAAAGGTCAAGTTCGACGTCATTGACAGCCGGGGCAGAGTTGTCGCGACAAAGTCGGGTTCAGCCAACACCGAGGTCAAATTCCGTGTCGAGTCCCCTAAGCTGTGGTCTCCTGCATCGCCCAACCTGTACAATGTCACCGTGACCATGGGTGATGATAAGGTCCACAGTTATACAGGCTTccgcagcatcaccaccggGGTCGTGGAGGGTGTCCAGCGCCCGCTGCTCAACGGCAAGTTCAACTTCCTTTTCGGCACTTTGGACCAGGGCTTCTGGCCCGACGGCCTTTACACGCCACCCAGCCGCGAGGCCATGATCTACGATCTCAAGATGCTCAAGAGCCTGGGCTTCAACATGCTCCGCAAGCACATCAAGGTGGAGCCGGACCTGTTCTACCAGGCTTGTGACGAAATTGGCTTGATGGTCCTCCAAGACATGCCCAGCCTGCCCGCCGATGGTAACAGACCCCCAAATGATGCTCAGCAGGCAGAATTCCAACGCCAGCTCGAGATTCTCATCAATGAGCACAAGAGCTACACATCTATTGTTACCTGGGTAGGTCGTATAGCATTGAGCCAAATGTGGGCCGAAACTTGTCTAACGACTCAACGCAGGTCATCTACAACGAAGGCTGGGGCCAGCTGAGGACTCAGCCCTTTCCGGAGGAGAAGCTGACTGAGATTGTCCGCGAAATTGATCCCACGAGGCTCATCAACTCGGTGACGGGATGGAACGACCACGGTTTTGGCGATTTCTCGGTAAGCCCTCGTTCAGCCGCGAAGTCCCCAATCAATTGGTAGTGAGACTGACAGTGGACACCACCAATCTAATATACAGGACAACCATCATTATGCCAACCCTCAGTGCGGCACGCCGTTCTATTCTCTGGCGTCCTCGCCCTACGACCCCAAGCGAATTGGCTTCCAGGGCGAGTTCGGTGGCATCGGACACAATGTGTCATCTGAGCAGTATGTATTTCCTGTCATCGCCATACAATTTGCGTCAAAATTTGTGCAAGTGTGACAGGAGCTGATCAAAGCCGCCCCTTCATAGCCTCTGGAAGGTCGACCAAGCTGTCAACAGCATCAACCAGACCTACGAGATCAACGAAGATCTCAACGCATACAACTATCGCGCAGGAGTTCTCTTCAGAGAATTTCGAGAGCAAGTGGAGCGATACGCGTGCAGCGGTGGTGTTTGGACCCAGACAACTGACGTTGAAGGAGAGGTCAATGGCTTATACACTTACGACCGACGCGTGCTTCGGCCCGACGCGGTACAGTGGAAGTCCGATATCCAGGCTCTGTACAAAGCAGCTCGGGGTAGAGGCGGGGTTTAGCTGGTACGCTGGCAAACCCAATTGTTTGCTTCAGGCCCTCCCGTTGCGTCATGCATATGGACACACCTTTATTAGCTACATGTACATACTTGCGACCCTTAGCTATACATATAGCCTTCAATGCAGAGACATGATCTACCGATCCTTGATAACGAACGTAGTTAGTATTAATTCACGGCACAGAGGCCACCAGCTAACTCTCCGCACATCAGAAACGTTTCAACAACGAATCGTGTTTCACGCGTACAGGGTAAGCCGTGAAGGCTTGGTGTGTTCGTGGTGAAGTCGTGGTGACACTAACAAACATAACAAATCAATGCGGGTCTCGATGCGACCAAATTTTCTGACACACCACGTGCACTTGATTCTCAACGAACGGGGAGCCGACACCCCACGATCCTTCTGCGGGAAACACTGGCGACTGCACGTGGGCGGCGTCCAGGCGATATGGACTTCCCCATGGGGACCGTGATGCTAGTTGGGGTGTGCCGCAACACCAAACGAAGCCGTAGCGACCCCCCCCAGTCCCCGACTCCCCGCGCAGGGCGGAGGCCGGCCCGGTGGCGTTCCgtacgccggcgacgaggggagTGTGTGAGCCGATCGCGGGGTTTTGGGGAACGAGAGCTTCCCCACAGCATGGGGTCACGTTGCACTTGGCGGGGAGCCGACTAGGGTCCTTCTTCTGCGACTCGTATACTGTACGCGCCGTCAGTGGTTCGCTGATGGGCCCGCGGGTCGCGGCAGGCACCAGCAGGCGATAGTTGGGGTTTGCGGCGAGGCGACTCCGCTGGTTCGAGTCAACGGCGCTGGGGTCAAATCGGTACGGGACCGTGGTGGCACGATGATGTTGAGGAGCTCAGTCGAAGACCCTGCATCTCACAACGCTCGGCAAGAGTCGTTTTTGACACTCGACATTGTCCGTGCCTGTGCTCGGAGACAAGCCGTGCGACTGACGTGACGCAATGGGCTCAAACATCGAAGCGGAGCTTGTTGATGGAGAATACGAACAGGACGACGCATTCGGATCCCAGAATCGCGCCGATGGCCCAGGGAGCGAGGAAACACCAGCGTTTGTGTCCTTCCACGTGGGCGTCGCAGCAAAAGCCCTGTCTAACGGCAATCTAATCGTTTTGTTCTTGTTTGCAATAGATGCCAGTCCTGTCGCAAAAAGAAGTCAAAATGCTCCAGGCAACAGCCGTGCTCACAATGCGTCAAGTCCGGTAAGAATAGCAAGTGACGGATCCAACCTGGCGCCCGAATTCGTCTCGCTCACAGACCCATACAGGTGTCGAGTGCACATACGAGGACAAACGCCTCAAGGGCGGCATCAAGACTGGTGTAGTGGAGCGCCTCAACCAGCGGATAGACGCGCTGGAGAGCATGTTCCTCGGCCAAGGCATCTTGATGCAGCAGTTCATGGACGCCGGTCGGAGTCGTGTCGGGCCACCGACTTCCCCCGGCCGGTCGAACAGCGAGGGGGAACACCCGACGATACTGCGCATGCACACGGACCGCTTGAAACAAGCGctgcagtcggcggcggcaaatGCGGATTCAGATCACGACGGCCAAGGGGGCGGTCGACTCCCCGAGCTTGGAACAAAGCGGAAGCGAAGCTTCGAAGCGTACGCAGCGCCGAAGCGTATCCACACAACGTCGACGGAGGATTTGTGCTCTCTGAACCCGCTTCCGAAGCAGGTTGATGACACCCTGACGACGTACTTCAAAGTGGTGCATCCATGGCTGCCGGTCCTTCATCCGTCGACGTTCCTTCGGCGAGCGCGTGACCCGAACCGGTCCGATGGCGTCACCCTCATCATCCGCGCTATAGTCGCCGTAGCTGCCAAGCACGTGGTCAAGACCGACGCGGAGGAAGTGAGTGATCTGAGCGAATACGCTGAAGTCTGTCGCCAAGGGGTGACCTCTACAGCGACAGAGGCAAACTCGATTGAGGCTGTTCAGGCCTTGCTGCTCATCACGTTCGACACTGTACGAagttcatcatcatcacgaccAGTCTGACGAGATGTTGTAGCTAACTGTTGCTCCAGCTTGGAAGTGGAAGGAGTTCGTCGCCGTGGTCTCTCATTTCTCTCGTCACGCGCAAGGTCGAGGACCTGCAGCTCAATGCTGAAGACTCGGCGAGAGGAGACTCCTTTGCGGAGTTCTTCATGACGAGCCCCCCTGTACTACAGCCAGCAACTACGTGGCTTGAGACCGAAGAGCGGAGGAGAGTGTTCTGGGCGGCTTTTTTGATGGATCGCTTCTGCAGCATCATGACGAGGTACGACTCTGTATACCCGACTGAAACCTCATGCAGGTGATCTAACGAGAGTCGTTACAAGCACCGCTCCGGCAATATCCAGCAAAAGCATTCGAAGACGCCTGCCATGTGACGGGTGCATGTGGGAGTCCGATCAATGCGTTGAGACCTCGTATTTCAAGCTGGACGACCAGCCGCAGGTGGAGGATAGCGCGGCACCGGAAGAGACATCGCCATTCCCGCCCCCGTATGCGACAAAAGAAGGACCAAACGGTGTTGGTGGTCTTGCATATACCATCGAAGCGACCGAGTCCTTGTCTCTCATCACCAAGTTTAATCTGCGTCACTCGTTGGAGCACGGGGATGCCAATCGACTGTCGGCATGGTTGACCCGCTTCCGCCAACTCGACTCGCGTCTGCTGCAGTATGTCATCCCTCCACAAAGCCGCCCTTGAAAGGAGACTATTTCGCAGAACTGACTGCTCGCGTAGATGGGAACTGTGTTTGACGCACCGATGGCGGGATGTCCGAGTCGTAAACGGCTACATCGATCCGAATCTGACGTTGGCACACATGACGCAcaacgccgccatcatcatgctGCATCGTAGACTCGCTCACCCCCCGCCGCAGTCCAAGGCATGGCTTTCGGGGCTCGTCTCGGCAGCGTCAAAGGAGGCATGtgtcatggcggcgatgaagatTGACAAGATCTCGCGACGATATCTAGCTGTGAGTGAGGGAATAGCTCCTCATCAATTTACCTTTTGCCTGTTTGTCGCCGGGCAAGTATTACTAGGTATGTTCAGCGAGAGGTTCACGCCCTGTTGGCTGGCGATTGAGGCAGAGCGACTAACATGGACCACTACAGCGCAAGCGTCCTACTACGCCGTACGACCTCCTGATGAAGTCAGCTCTATCATTTCGTCCTTGAATGAAGTATCTCGACGCCTGTCGGCCGACTCTCAAGCTAATAACATCTGTCCGGAgagcccggcgacgaagctCGCCAGAGCGCTTGCCGAACAAAGAGACCGAGACCTCCCGTCATACCAAGCCGAgccgtcggcatcgaggccgccgcagcaaaCACCATTCCCCGACTTCTACAACATATCAAGCGCAGCCGATATCCCAAGTGTGCTGCAACACTGTGCGACGTCCCCATCCAGCGGCATTAGCCCGGGTGGGATCGCGTCCTTTGGCGCCGATAGTATCAACGCGCTTGGCGAGAATGTTGTCGACTTTGCGCAGTCATTGCTGCCGGCTTCTCGTACCGGTGGCTGGCCGATGACCGTGGCTGCAAGTGGTCGCTCAGCGGCCGCTGAGGGAACAGAGATGGTTGTCGGCTCCGGGGCCAAAGATTTCGACTTTTTCGCCGAGCTGAGGAGACTTGAAAGCCGGGCAAAAGAATACGACAAGCGACCTAATCGAGATGGTGAAGTGGCTCAGCGTAAAGGGGCGCAGGACTCTAGCTGAAGTATGCTCTGGTCGTGCCGAAATTCTTCACGAAGTCATGCCTGAATTTACGAACTTCTGGATTCCTGAAAATGGACATGGACGAACACGCAAACGCTTTATCTAGCCCCATTGACGCTGCAATACTTAGATGCCCGGCCCCTCATAGGCACCGCGATTGGGCTTCTCTGTTGCCGAGACGGCGTTCCCATAATAGTCCCTTCCACCATTATCGGCAACGATAGCGCCATTGTGCAAGGCCGGTGACGTCTTCTTGAGTTGGTAGCCGCCGACTGAATCCAGGGTGTTGCCTCCCTTGCCTGGGTCAACAAAGAATGGGTTTCCGGCGATGCCATTGTTGGTTGGACGGGCGACATCTTGGAAGACATTCCACTCCCAGCTTATCCCACCGCGTGTGGGCAGCGTCGATTTGCTGTTGCCGACAAAGATGTTGTTTGTAAAGTGCGTCGTCGGGGGCACTTCAATCTCAAAGTCTTTATCCGCGCAATACATGACATTCTGGTAGAAGTAGAGCGTGGGCTTATCGCCGTTGCTGATCATGCGGCAATCGTTCTCGAAGATGTTATACCGCACGATCtggtccgcgccgccagacgTGCCGCAGCCGTCGCAGTTTAGgaacgcgccgccggcattATCGCGACTGTAGTTATACTCGACAGTGCAGTTTCCGGTATT belongs to Purpureocillium takamizusanense chromosome 1, complete sequence and includes:
- a CDS encoding uncharacterized protein (COG:H~EggNog:ENOG503P637) — encoded protein: MADVETSSGAGKALVAPAAAVLAPVFEDDPAITYVLNSLPRQERIAYLPAYFTALLTAAALNRAVFYEAASWQCTSVVMPPGEDVGNPWTLIPAGLVDMLRRIGFGGCKKMIWEFTNLTGNAKKRELGKEKYYYIFFIGTAVEGRGRGLASRLIEEAKKLAAKERLPVWLEATTERNRRLYSKLGFKDLGGIVLGKGKVGADGERKNGGEGVTIWPMIWRPKSKT
- a CDS encoding uncharacterized protein (COG:C~COG:H~TransMembrane:7 (o25-49i70-93o99-119i131-155o175-193i214-238o329-354i)~EggNog:ENOG503P878), giving the protein MPATVIITRRSGAKAPSRTNRAIRALPIVALALLMARAVLMAETSGPLIERMHERSRFEFRDASAALTRRFYGVTLIDELFSPITAAFALLQFGVDSSAYWQSLVFLTDFAGIYAILLLESSRGMYRATVFRYPILLTFFAQIIPVGLLGPIYYFALSVLAPLNQLLDSPDIGRLDPAVVAAVLPTVFLAYYLPHFGSYWSTSLEDRHWWNWIWQLYGVWGSLLLLLLARSGLAGFLLPSTRSTDYLRISVGTFAAVGTLTHWYAALNADAPLLEALVPKYLLRNPQDGMVALRTIVQYDYVCSFGAVYCWLGYQYQDLKAAGRTRLSWARIGTVAVVSTAICGPGSALLLGWYTRERILRTGRTATKVD
- a CDS encoding uncharacterized protein (SECRETED:SignalP(1-21~SECRETED:cutsite=ATA-ST~SECRETED:prob=0.4775)~CAZy:GH2~EggNog:ENOG503NUSQ~COG:G), which codes for MRLTSAPAWVAAVLLSSLATASTASNVKRAPVPYKVQTPPLDTDWTYEVGTDPWPEHPRPQLRRDNWQSLNGIWTFRNAGGDDASDPPSGPLDRETMIPSCIESGLSGLQELNVTNMWFARDFKVPRSWGGKSIVLNFEAVDYQATVFVNGVKVGTNTGGYFRFSIDVTENVKVGQSNKLVVYVFDPTDADIIPVGKQTKNPSHIWYRPCSGIWQTVWMEGVASNHVTQLDVAADMHGQVTACAHTSQKGNAKVKFDVIDSRGRVVATKSGSANTEVKFRVESPKLWSPASPNLYNVTVTMGDDKVHSYTGFRSITTGVVEGVQRPLLNGKFNFLFGTLDQGFWPDGLYTPPSREAMIYDLKMLKSLGFNMLRKHIKVEPDLFYQACDEIGLMVLQDMPSLPADGNRPPNDAQQAEFQRQLEILINEHKSYTSIVTWVIYNEGWGQLRTQPFPEEKLTEIVREIDPTRLINSVTGWNDHGFGDFSDNHHYANPQCGTPFYSLASSPYDPKRIGFQGEFGGIGHNVSSEHLWKVDQAVNSINQTYEINEDLNAYNYRAGVLFREFREQVERYACSGGVWTQTTDVEGEVNGLYTYDRRVLRPDAVQWKSDIQALYKAARGRGGV
- a CDS encoding uncharacterized protein (COG:L~EggNog:ENOG503NX3Y) gives rise to the protein MGSNIEAELVDGEYEQDDAFGSQNRADGPGSEETPACQSCRKKKSKCSRQQPCSQCVKSGVECTYEDKRLKGGIKTGVVERLNQRIDALESMFLGQGILMQQFMDAGRSRVGPPTSPGRSNSEGEHPTILRMHTDRLKQALQSAAANADSDHDGQGGGRLPELGTKRKRSFEAYAAPKRIHTTSTEDLCSLNPLPKQVDDTLTTYFKVVHPWLPVLHPSTFLRRARDPNRSDGVTLIIRAIVAVAAKHVVKTDAEEVSDLSEYAEVCRQGVTSTATEANSIEAVQALLLITFDTLGSGRSSSPWSLISLVTRKVEDLQLNAEDSARGDSFAEFFMTSPPVLQPATTWLETEERRRVFWAAFLMDRFCSIMTSTAPAISSKSIRRRLPCDGCMWESDQCVETSYFKLDDQPQVEDSAAPEETSPFPPPYATKEGPNGVGGLAYTIEATESLSLITKFNLRHSLEHGDANRLSAWLTRFRQLDSRLLQWELCLTHRWRDVRVVNGYIDPNLTLAHMTHNAAIIMLHRRLAHPPPQSKAWLSGLVSAASKEACVMAAMKIDKISRRYLAVSEGIAPHQFTFCLFVAGQVLLAQASYYAVRPPDEVSSIISSLNEVSRRLSADSQANNICPESPATKLARALAEQRDRDLPSYQAEPSASRPPQQTPFPDFYNISSAADIPSVLQHCATSPSSGISPGGIASFGADSINALGENVVDFAQSLLPASRTGGWPMTVAASGRSAAAEGTEMVVGSGAKDFDFFAELRRLESRAKEYDKRPNRDGEVAQRKGAQDSS